One part of the Oncorhynchus masou masou isolate Uvic2021 unplaced genomic scaffold, UVic_Omas_1.1 unplaced_scaffold_7354, whole genome shotgun sequence genome encodes these proteins:
- the LOC135537264 gene encoding uncharacterized protein LOC135537264 has protein sequence MTVEPNVLDQPPLSSTAPTQLDPAPTQLNRPPPSSTRPPTQPTRPHPARPAPTQLNRPHSAQPPPLSSTAPTQLNRPHSAQPPPLSSTAPTQLNRLTQLNRPHSAQPPPLSSTAPTQLNRLHSARTAPHSARTAPTQLEPPPLSSNRPHSAQPPPLSSTAPTQLNRPHSARTAPTQLEPPPLSSNRPHSARTAPTQLEPPPLSSNRPHSARTAPTQLNRPHSAQPPPTQLEPPPLSSKLEPPPTQLEPPPLSSNRPHSARTAPHSARTAPHSARTAPTQLEPPPLSSNRPPLPARTAPHPARPAPTQLDPPPQLDPPPPSSTRPHPARRPTARPAPTQLDRPPPSYDPAPHPARPAPTQLDPPPPSSTRPHPAIAPTQLNHAPTSSTAPTQLNRPHPAQPPPLSSTAPTQLNRPPSSTRPHPAQPAPTQLNPPHPAQPAPTQLNPPHPASTAPTQLNRPHPAQPPPPSSTASTQLNRPHSAQPPPLSSTAPTQLNRLHPAQPAPTQLNPPPPSSTRPHPAQPPPPSSTAPTQLNRPHSAQPPPLSSTAPTQLVTSLEP, from the exons ATGACTG TGGAACCAAATGTGCTTGACCAGCCCCCACTCAGCTCAACCGCCCCCACCCAGCTCGACCCCGCCCCCACTCAGCTCAACCGCCCCCCACCCAGCTCGACCCGCCCCCCCACCCAGCCGACCCGCCCCCACCCCGCTCGACCCGCCCCCACCCAGCTCAACCGCCCCCACTCAGCTCAACCGCCCCCACTCAGCTCAACCGCCCCCACTCAGCTCAACCGCCCCCACTCAGCTCAACCGCCCCCACTCAGCTCAACCGCCCCCACTCAGCTCAACCGCCTCACTCAGCTCAACCGCCCCCACTCAGCTCAACCGCCCCCACTCAGCTCAACCGCCCCCACTCAGCTCAACCGCCTCCACTCAGCTCGAACCGCCCCCCACTCAGCTCGAACCGCCCCCACTCAGCTCGAACCGCCCCCACTCAGCTCGAACCGCCCCCACTCAGCTCAACCGCCCCCACTCAGCTCAACCGCCCCCACTCAGCTCAACCGCCCCCACTCAGCTCGAACCGCCCCCACTCAGCTCGAACCGCCCCCACTCAGCTCGAACCGCCCCCACTCAGCTCGAACCGCCCCCACTCAGCTCGAACCGCCCCCACTCAGCTCGAACCGCCCTCACTCAGCTCGAACCGCCCCCACTCAGCTCAACCGCCCCCACTCAGCTCAACCGCCCCCCACTCAGCTCGAACCGCCCCCACTCAGCTCGAAGCTCGAACCGCCCCCCACTCAGCTCGAACCGCCCCCACTCAGCTCGAACCGCCCCCACTCAGCTCGAACCGCCCCCCACTCAGCTCGAACCGCCCCCCACTCAGCTCGAACCGCCCCCACTCAGCTCGAACCGCCCCCACTCAGCTCGAACCGCCCCCCACTCCCAGCTCGAACCGCCCCCCACCCAGCTCGACCCGCCCCCACCCAGCTCGACCCGCCCCCACAGCTCGACCCGCCCCCACCCAGCTCGACCCGCCCCCACCCAGCTCGTCGCCCCACAGCTCGACCCGCCCCCACCCAGCTCGACCGCCCCCCACCCAGCTACGACCCCGCCCCCCACCCAGCTCGACCCGCCCCCACCCAGCTCGACCCGCCCCCACCCAGCTCGACCCGCCCCCACCCAGCAATAGCCCCCACCCAGCTCAACCACGCCCCCACCAGCTCAACCGCCCCCACCCAGCTCAACCGCCCCCACCCAGCTCAACCGCCCCCACTCAGCTCAACCGCCCCCACTCAGCTCAACCGCCCACCCAGCTCAACCCGCCCCCACCCAGCTCAACCCGCCCCCACCCAGCTCAACCCGCCCCACCCAGCTCAACCCGCCCCCACCCAGCTCAACCCGCCCCACCCAGCTTCAACCGCCCCCACCCAGCTCAACCGCCCCCACCCAGCTCAACCGCCCCCACCCAGCTCAACCGCCTCCACTCAGCTCAACCGCCCCCACTCAGCTCAACCGCCCCCACTCAGCTCAACCGCCCCCACTCAGCTCAACCGCCTCCACCCAGCTCAACCCGCCCCCACCCAGCTCAACCCGCCCCCACCCAGCTCAACCCGCCCCCACCCAGCTCAACCGCCCCCACCCAGCTCAACCGCCCCCACTCAGCTCAACCGCCCCCACTCAGCTCAACCGCCCCCACTCAGCTCAACCGCCCCCACTCAGCTCGTCACATCACTAGAACCTTAA